Below is a window of Planctomycetota bacterium DNA.
CGAGCGACGATCCCGTGCTGCCGCCCGTGTACTCAACGACGGTGTCGCCGGGCTTCAGTCGGCCATCCTTCTCTGCGCGCTCGATCACCATCAGCGCCATCCGATCCTTCATGCTGCCGGTGGGATTCTCGCCCTCCAGTTTCACGAAGATGTCGGCGCCATGCGCTGGCGCGACTTTGCGGAGCTGCACTATCGAAGTGTTGCCGATTGCGTCGAGTATGTTCACGCGCCGTTGCTCTTGGGCCAGTGTCAGTGGGAAGGGTTGCCGAAGCCGGCGCCGCGCAACATGCCGTGCTTGCCGAAGTACTTGCGCCACAGAATCGGCAGAGCGAAAATCGACACGACACAGGCTGTCAAAGCCCACGGCAGCAACAGCCACTCCGGCATCAAGCGCAAGAGCACAAGCGCGAAGAGTGGGATTATGAGGCTGTAGTGCACAACGAGAATCCAACGGTCGCGCCGGGAAAGATTCGGAAACAATTCAATTCGCCGGCGTTGGGCGCGGACCTGCTCGTGTGGCGCAAAGACTGCCACCCGCGACGCAAGCACGCCGCCCGCGACCGGAGCGAACACAACTAGACCGATCCAAAATGGCCATGAATAGAAGAGTGTCGTGCCGAAAGTGACCGCCAAAGGAAAGAGCAAGGCAAAATTCACCAGGCCGCACCAGGCGCCGACTCGTCTGGAGGACTCCGGGGTGAACGCCAGCCGACTCTTGCAGCCGTGGCAGAAGCGGCCGCCGAATTTGTGGCCCAACAATCGCCCGAGCGAATACGACGTCTGACAGTGTGGGCACTTGAGATTGGAGATCGGCATGCGTGGATCCGCCTTTCAGGGATCCGTCGGGCGGATCACGAGGGTCCATGATACCGCGAAGCATCAGCTGATCGCCAATAGTTGCTCATGAGTTCGCGCGTCCACTGCGGCTGGCGCACCGGCTCGCGCGGCAGGTACTCGGCCAGGACCGGCTTGAGGTCGATCACCGGCGTGCCATCGATGGCGTCGAGCTCGGCCACGAAGAGGCGCGTCCCTACGCAGCGCAGCACACAGCAGATCGTGCACCCGATCCGATTGGGGCGGTTCTTGCCGCGCTGCGCAAAGACTCCCACTTCGGGCCACTCCTTGTTGTCCCTCGGATGACGGGCGCCGCGACAGGTCTGGGCGGGGTCGGCTTCGTGCAGCAGGAAGAAAACTTCGACATGGGAGAACTCCGTCAAGCCCTTCAGCGCGTCGGCCGTGAAGCCCTCAACCAATTCGATGCAGGATTCCGCTCCACCCCAGAAGTCGTCCGTCGCGCGAGTGCGGGACGCGTGCACGTACCCAATGGGTTCAACGGAATAATTCATGCGACGAGGATAACCCGAGACCTCAATGGCCTTGCTCACGCTTGCTTGGGCGCTTGCACTCAGGCCTTCGAATTCGGTCGCGCCACGGGCCACATTTGCCGCCGCTTCCATCCCAGCGCGATGCTGAGCACAAGAGGCTCAACCGCGAACGACCGAATGAAACCGCAGGCGACAAATTCAGTGAAACCATCAGGGTTTGCTCCCCAAAGTCGTCATGACCTTGTGAACAACCGGCGCGATCAATATGGCCAGCGAAAGCAAGATGACGAGGCCTGCATAGAGCGCATAGGAACCGGCAAACAGCTTGCCTCCATCGGTTTTGGGCGAGTCAATCGGCCCCATCCCTCCCAGGAGCATGGCGGAATTCAGATAGGCATCGCGCCAGGGAAGGTTTTCAAAGTACATGTAGCCGGCCATGCCGAGTAGGAGTGACACAAGCACCATGGCGATGACCAAAACGAAGTGAAATAGGAATTTTCTGTTGTACAGAGTGTGAAGTACATGGGACTTCGATTTGGGTGTGCTCATGATGGAAATCGGTCCATTGACGCAGCGGCGCCACGATTCCCCGCAAGTCTACCCTCAATCCGTCATCGCCCAGACATCGTTGCTGTAGATGAACGACAGCTCGCCATTGACCTCGGCGGAGAATTTGCCGCCGGTCATGTAGAGCTTGTCGCCGAAGATCCATGTCGCCACGCCCCCGCGCGGAGTCCATGGCGCGGTTTGCTCCCTCCACGCCACGCCGTCCTCCGATACCAGCACCGCCTTGGTGAAACTGCCGTCGCGGTTGGCGCCGACAAGCCAGAGCTTGTCGTTAAAAACAATCGGCGACGCGCCATATTGCGGCACCATGGCGTCGCTGGCTTGCGTCCACTTCACGCCGTCGCCGGATGACCAGATCTCGGCGCCTGAGTGCGGGTTATTCGTCGGCTCGCCGTCGATTACGCCACCGCCGATGATCCAGATCTTGTTCTTGAACACCACCGCGACATCGATGGTGCGCGGGGTCCACGCCGTCGTATCGGCGACTCGAACCCAATGAACGCCGTCGGCTGAATTCCACACATCGTTGAAGTAGTTCCTGCCGTCCGAGCCGCCCATCAGCCAGATCTTGCCCTTGAAAACCACGGTCTTGTAGAAGACCCGCTCCGGCAGATTCGACGAGTCCGCGAGCACTTCCCACTTCTTGAAATCGGTCGTGCGTGCGATGCGCGAACCCAGCCGCAGATGTGGGTAGTCCCCCTCGACGGTTCCAAGCAGGTAGACGGCATCGTTGAATTGCACGTGCCTTTGGTGGCCGGGCTTCGCACCCAGGGTCGGCAGTTCGGACATCGTCCAGGCTTTGCCGTCGCCGGAAGACCAGTTGCCGGCGGGATGAAATGCCCACATCTGATGGCCCACGGTGAAGACCGGAAAGTTGTAGGAGCCGGGGAACTCCGCATCGTCGGTCACGCGGGTCCATGTGTTGGACGGAGCAAACTCGACGATCGGTTCGTGGTGACTGGCGCTGCGGCCGTCGGTGCAGGCATTCGCAACCCAAAGGCATGCCGCAACACACATCAGCGAGAACCGGCGATCCCTTGCATTCCGCATCAACTTGGATTGGAGAAGAGTGCTGTCCATTGCGATGTCGTCAGTCGCTCGCCGTGAGCTTCGACTCGATGCGACGGTCGGGCACGAACCAGAGCGCTGCCACCGCCATGTAGATGGCCAGCGAAATCCATTCATGCACGAAGGCCAGCGGAACTGCCGCCGCGTAGGCCAGAATGGAGATCTTGCCCTTGTGGTCCCGGCCGATGGCGCTGGCCAGGGTCGAGTCGCGGCCGTGATGCTTGATGATGACGCGCACCAGATTCGAGTAGGCCAGGGCCGCCAACAGCAGCCCGGCCCCGTAGAGCGCGACCGGCACCGGGCGGAAGTGATTCTCGCCCACCCATCCGGTCACGAAGGGAATCAGCGAGAGCCAGAAGAGCAGATGCATGTTCGCCCACAGGATGGCGCCGTTCACATGGTGGAC
It encodes the following:
- a CDS encoding SAM-dependent methyltransferase; translated protein: MNYSVEPIGYVHASRTRATDDFWGGAESCIELVEGFTADALKGLTEFSHVEVFFLLHEADPAQTCRGARHPRDNKEWPEVGVFAQRGKNRPNRIGCTICCVLRCVGTRLFVAELDAIDGTPVIDLKPVLAEYLPREPVRQPQWTRELMSNYWRSADASRYHGPS
- a CDS encoding TMEM175 family protein, with the translated sequence MGKGRLEAFSDGVLAIIITIMVLEMKVPHGDDLASLRPLIPVFLSYVLSFIYIGIYWNNHHHLLHTVHHVNGAILWANMHLLFWLSLIPFVTGWVGENHFRPVPVALYGAGLLLAALAYSNLVRVIIKHHGRDSTLASAIGRDHKGKISILAYAAAVPLAFVHEWISLAIYMAVAALWFVPDRRIESKLTASD